The Gemmatimonas phototrophica region GCTTGAGGGTGGCAGCACGAGCTGACCCCTCGAGAGGGATGGTCAGGCGGGCATGTCGTCGGCGACGCGATCGCCCAGCATGAGCGGCCGGCCTATCATTGGCGTGCTGATACTGCGTACGCTGATGCCGCGCAGCCGGTCGTAGTTGAGTCGGAACAGCGCGATGGCGGCGGGCAGATCGTGTTCGCTGCGCAGGCGATAGCTGATCCACCCGGAATGTGGCAGGGTGTGGTGCGGCTGTGCGCGTCCGGCTGCCACGAGGTCACGGCGCAGGCGGACGGAGACCAGCAGATCGGCAACGCCGCCAACGTGCACGTGGCCAATTTCCCGACGACTCACCCGGAACTCCACCCCACCAAAGCGGTGCGGTGAGACGGTCACCCCCTCCCACTGGCCCACCACTCCGGCCACAACGGCGCCATAATCCATGGTGCCCACACCGACTCCCGGCAAAGGTGGACAGACATTCCACGCAGAGAGCATGCAGCGGGAGCAGACCAAGGGCAAGTTTTTGGTACGCAGAGCTGCGATGGGCAAAGCGGGACGGTGAAGTGGGAGACGTGATGCCAGACGATGCGATGGCTATCGAATGTGAGAGTGTCGAGACAACCACGACGGTGAGAGGTCCGAGTAGTTACCTCCGCACGGATGTATCTCGCACTGGCTTGGGGTAACTGCGGGACGGCCGCTGTTCCAGCGGCGTCGGTGGGGGGCACGGCGGCGCGGACGAAGTGCTCGGATTTCGCAATGTCGCTGTCATCACGACATTCTCACATTCGATATCCATCGCAATCTCTGGATTCGCAGATCTCACCGTCTCAGTCCCATAAAATGCAAAACGGCCCCGCGGTCGTGAGACCGCGGGGCCGTTTTGTCTGTTGCCTTAGACCGGGAAGAGCATTTCGCGGTAGCGCGGCAGCGGCCACTGCTCGTCGGCAATGGCGAGTTCCAGTGCATCGCTGGCTTCACGCACTTCGGCCATGGTGTCGCACGCCGTCGTGGTGAGATACACGCCCTGTGCAGCGAGGTCATCGTGCAGATGCTCGGCCTTGGCGGTCACCTTGGCCAGCTCAGCGCGCTTCTTCTGCAACGTGGCGATGAGCTTGGACGTGGCGTTGGCGGCATCGACAATGGGCTGCATGTTGATGCCCGCGGCGGCGCCCTGCCCGGCGGCGCCGGCCAGCTGTCCCATGTACACGTACGACGCCGGCAACACCTGCGTATCCACGATCTGCTGCAGCGTGTGCAGCTCGATGAGGATGTCCTTCACGTAGCGCTCGAGGCGCACGTGGTAGCGGCTCTCCAGCTCGACATCGGAAAGAATGCCGGTGTTCTGGAAGAGCGCCTTCGCACCGTCGGTGCGCAGCTGCGCGAGCGCTTCCGGCGTGCGACGCAGGTTGAGCAGACCACGCTTGTTGGCTTCCACTACCCATTCGTCGGAGTAGTTGTTGCCTTCGAAGCGAACGGCAGCCGTTTCCTTGAAGGCCTTGGCGACTACGGCGAGCACCGCGTCGTCGGTGCTGTCGGCGGTCGCGATGGCCTTCTTGAGCTGGTCGATCAGGTCGCCAATGGCTTCCGCCACGGCGGCCTGCAGCAGCATGACCGGGAACGCGATGCTCTGCGACGCGCCCACGGCACGGAACTCGAACTTGGCACCGGTGAACGCGAACGGCGACGTGCGATTGCGGTCGGTGTTGTCCTGCTCCACTTCGGGGAGCTTGGCCACGCCGAGCTTGAGCATGGCCTGCTCGGCGCTGTTGCCCGACGTCTTGCCCGCGGCAATGTCTTCGACCACCTGCGTGAGCCCGGAGCCCAGGAAGGCGGAGATGATGGCCGGCGGCGCTTCGTTGGCGCCGAGGCGATGTTCGTTGCCCGTGACGGCAATACCGGCGCGCAGCAGGCCGGCATGCTTGTGCACACCCTTCAGCACGGCCGCCAGGAACAGCAGGAAACGCAAGTTCTGGTGCGGCGTCTTGCCGGGCTTGAGCAGGTTGGTGCCGTCGAGCGCGTTGTCGGCCACAATGGCCATGGACCAGTTGCAGTGCTTGCCCGAGCCGTTGATGCCGGCAAACGGCTTCTCGTGCACCAGCGCCTGCAGGCCGTGGCGCAACGCCACCTTGCGCAGCGTGGCCATGGTGAGGTGGTTGTGATCGACGGCCACTTCGGAGTCTTCGAAGTACGGCGCCATTTCGAACTGCGACGGCGCCACTTCGTTGTGCCGCGTGGTGATGGGCACGCCAAGCTTGTAGAGCTCATGCTCCACTTCGCTGATGCACGCCTGCACGCGCTCGGGGATGCCACCGAAGTAGTGGTCTTCGAGCTGCTGACCACGCGGCGGCGGCGACCCCACGAGGGTGCGGCCGGCCATCACGAGGTCGGGGCGCAGCGCAAAGTGGCCGCGGTCGATCATGAAGAATTCCTGCTCCACACCGAGCGTGGTGATGACGCGCAGCACGCCGCTGTCACCAATGAGACCCAACAGTTCGGTGGCGCGCGTGGAGAGCGTGTCGCAGCTGCGCAGCAGCGGCGTCATTTCGTCGAGCGCTTCGCCGTTGTAGCCAATGAACACCGACGGGATGCAAAGGTACTTCACCCCTCCCGTTTCGCTGATGAACACCGGCGAGGCCGGGTTCCACGCGGTGTAGCCGCGCGCTTCCCACGTGGCGCGCAGGCCGCCCGACGGGAACGACGAGGCGTCCGGCTCCGACTGAATGAGCTGTTCGCCAGTGAACGTCTCGATGGCGTGGCCGTTTTCGTCGAAGTTCAGGAAGGCATCATGCTTTTCGGCGGTGAGCCCCGTCTGCGGCTGGAACCAGTGCGTGAAGTGGGTGACGCCACGCGACATGGCCCACTCCTTGATGACCTGCGCCACGACGGGCGCAATGTCGGAGTCGAGCTTTTTGCCCAGGCGGATGGAGGCCGCGAGCTTCTTATAGACATCCTTGGGCAGCTTCGCGCGCATCTGGCGAATGCCGAAGGTGTTCATGCCGAACCAGGCGCTCGTGGGGAGCTGGACGCCGTTCTCCTCGGGGCGCGAGGTGTGGCGCGGCGCACGGTGCGAGATCTCGCGCATGGCGATTGCGCGAGGATTGTTGGTGTTGGCCATGGACGGGGCGGATAAGGAGTTCAGGCGACCTCTGGCGCAGGAGACCCTGGCGTCTGGTGTCGCGGGTTTTTTGCTTCAGGCGCAGAAATATTGCCAATTCAGCCGGTGTTTCCAACCGGGATCCGCGCGACTGCGCCCCATTTCGTGCAAAATGTGCACGGAGTGTGGTACGGATGAGCAATATTGTGATATGTCCCGTACAAAGACCAAAGATGGTGAGGGCTGTCCGGTGGGCGTCGCGGCGGCGGATCGGGTGTGGCTCCGGGTCCGGCGGGATGCTACTCTGGGAGGGTGCCCCGACTTCTTCCGTTTTTCCTGTCAGGCGCGGCTGCGGTACTGTGCGCTTGCGCCGACGCCCCCGAA contains the following coding sequences:
- a CDS encoding glutamine synthetase III, whose translation is MANTNNPRAIAMREISHRAPRHTSRPEENGVQLPTSAWFGMNTFGIRQMRAKLPKDVYKKLAASIRLGKKLDSDIAPVVAQVIKEWAMSRGVTHFTHWFQPQTGLTAEKHDAFLNFDENGHAIETFTGEQLIQSEPDASSFPSGGLRATWEARGYTAWNPASPVFISETGGVKYLCIPSVFIGYNGEALDEMTPLLRSCDTLSTRATELLGLIGDSGVLRVITTLGVEQEFFMIDRGHFALRPDLVMAGRTLVGSPPPRGQQLEDHYFGGIPERVQACISEVEHELYKLGVPITTRHNEVAPSQFEMAPYFEDSEVAVDHNHLTMATLRKVALRHGLQALVHEKPFAGINGSGKHCNWSMAIVADNALDGTNLLKPGKTPHQNLRFLLFLAAVLKGVHKHAGLLRAGIAVTGNEHRLGANEAPPAIISAFLGSGLTQVVEDIAAGKTSGNSAEQAMLKLGVAKLPEVEQDNTDRNRTSPFAFTGAKFEFRAVGASQSIAFPVMLLQAAVAEAIGDLIDQLKKAIATADSTDDAVLAVVAKAFKETAAVRFEGNNYSDEWVVEANKRGLLNLRRTPEALAQLRTDGAKALFQNTGILSDVELESRYHVRLERYVKDILIELHTLQQIVDTQVLPASYVYMGQLAGAAGQGAAAGINMQPIVDAANATSKLIATLQKKRAELAKVTAKAEHLHDDLAAQGVYLTTTACDTMAEVREASDALELAIADEQWPLPRYREMLFPV
- a CDS encoding luciferase family protein, which codes for MLSAWNVCPPLPGVGVGTMDYGAVVAGVVGQWEGVTVSPHRFGGVEFRVSRREIGHVHVGGVADLLVSVRLRRDLVAAGRAQPHHTLPHSGWISYRLRSEHDLPAAIALFRLNYDRLRGISVRSISTPMIGRPLMLGDRVADDMPA